In Ornithinibacter aureus, the genomic stretch CGACGACGTCGCTGCCGAGTTGCTCACGTAGCCACCTGAGGTGCCTGACATCGGCATCGCCGACGCTGGCCGACATCTTGACCTCGATTCCCAGCACCTGACCCGCCTCCCCCTCCACGATGAGGTCCACCTCTCGGTCGCCGTTGCCCGTACGGAGATGACCCACCCTGGCTTCGGCGCTCTGAGCAGCCACCCTGACGGACAAGGTCGCCAGTGCCTCGAACAGCGGTCCGGCCACATGCGCCCCTTGTGGGCTGAGCAAGCGCTGCGCGGTGAGTCCCAGGATGGCGGCCGCGAGACCAGGATCCGCCAGCTGGTGTTTCGGCGCCTGCTGGAGGCGTCGCAGCGGACTGCGGCTCGGTGACCACCCCGGTACAGGATCGAGCAGGAAGAGCTGCGTGAGGTGATCGCGGTAGGCGATCGTCGTCGTCTTCGCCGGGTGGCTGCCGTCGCCCGCCGTTGCGCTGTCGAGGATCCGCGAGTAGGCGGCGGTCGTCGACGAGGCGGCCGCGTACGCAGCAAGCCACCGTCGCAGGGTCTCTGGCCGTCGCACGGCCAGCCCTTGCTCCGGCAGATCCTTGAGCAGGATCTGGTCCACGTAGCTGCGCAGCAGTGGTCTGCGCAGCCGTGGGGGTTCGCTCATGAGGCCAGGCAGACCCGTGGACTCGATGGCCTCGAAGTAGTCCACGAGGCTGGTGCTCGTCGTTCCGCCGATCGGGCCTTGGCGGCCATCCAGGAGATGTCGCAGTCGGATGCTCGGTGAGGCGCCGGGGCGCTCGTACAGCGCCATCGGCCTCATCCGGAGCGACAGGATGCGGCCCGCCCCGCTGTGAACGACGGTGCCGCCGACGGGAGTCGCGCTCCCCGACAGCAGGAATCGGCCTGCCGGTGCCCCCTCGTCGACGCGTCGACGCACCGAGTCCCAGACGGACGGCAGTCGCTGCCACTCATCGATGAGCACGGTCCCCGGTGGGGCGGCGGCGAACGTGGGGTCGGCAGACACCAGAGCGCGGTGAGATTCGTCGTCAAGGAACCAGGCGGCATCCGATCGCCGCAGCGCCGTTCGTGTCTTCCCGACACCCTTGGGTCCCTCGAGCGCGATGGCCGAGGCAAGGGGCAGGAGTTCGTCGAGTTCGTCATCCAGTGATCGACGAGAGTAGACCTCAGGCGACATATCTGCTCCTCTGCTGCTCAACACCGTCTACACTACCTCTAGCAGCACCGCTACACTACCTTTAACCGTCATCGGGCACTACCTTCAGCAGGCACGGTTCGCACCCGCGGTGGTTACGGATTCGTAAGTTACGTTTCCGTAGGTTACGCTGGCGTAATGAGTGCCCCCACCGTCGACCGACCCTCCCGTGAGGCCGGGATGCCGCGTGCCCGCCTCGGTGCCCACGCTCCCGGCCCGATCGGCGGCGTGGTCCGCAGCGCGCGCCGCGTCGTCGAGGCCCTGGCCACCCCGCTCGTGCCCGGCGACTACCTCGACCTCGTCGACCCGCTGCGCGCCGGGGCCGACCTGCGCGGCCGGATCATCGACGTCCGCCCCGAGACCTCGGATGCCGTGACGATCGTCATCCGCCCCGGTCGCGGCTGGCTCGGGCACGTTCCCGGGCAGTACATCCGGATCGGCATCGACATCGACGGGGTGCGCCAGTGGCGCGCCTACAGCCTGACCCATCGTGCCGACGGCAGCCCCGCGGCCGGTATCCCCGCGGGATGCATCGCCATCACGACCAAGGCGATCCCCGACGGCGTCGTCTCCAACCACCTCGTGCGCAGGGCCCGCCCCGGCACCCTGGTCATGCTCGACCAGGCCACCGGCGACTTCTGCCTGCCGACCCCGGCGCCCGAGAAGGTGCTCTTCCTCACCGCCGGCAGCGGCATCACCCCGGTGATGGGGATGTTGCGCAACCACCTGGGTGAGATCGCCGACGCCGCCCACGTGCACTGCGCGCCCACGGCATCCGACGTGATCTTCGCCGACGAGCTGCACGGCTTTGCCGACAGCGGCCGCCTCGCCCTGACCCTGAACCTCGACGACGAGCACGGCGTGCTCGACCTCGCGCGCCTGGACACCCTCGTGCCCGACTGGCGCGAGCGTGAGACGTGGCTGTGCGGGCCGACCGGCCTGCTCGACGCCGCCGAGGCCCACTGGGCCGCCGCGGGACTGGCGCAGGCCCTGCACACCGAGCGGTTCCGCCCGAGCATCATCGAGCCCGGCGAGGGTGGCACGGTCACCTTCTCCGCCAGTGGCCGCACCGTCGAGGCCGACGGTGGCACCCCCATCCTCGACGCCGGCGAGGCCGCCGGCGTCCTCATGCCGAGCGGATGCCGCATGGGCATCTGCTTCGGCTGCGTCGTCACCATGCGCGAGGGCGCGATCCGCGACCTGCGCACCGGTGACATCACCGTCGTCGAACCCGGCGACGAACTGCCCGTGCAGACCTGCGTGAACGCCGTCGCCGGCGCCTGCGACCTCGACCTCTGACCCTGACCTCCTGACCACCCGGAAGACACCGCCACATGACTCTCGCCCCCGAGCGCACCGCGCCGCAGACCATCCCCGCCCACGCGTCGACGAAGCCGAACGGCATCAACCCGCGACTGTCGGTGACCAGCCTGACCCCGCGCCCCCAGCGCCCCGCGCTGAAGAAGTCCGGCCGCCCGAACCCGGCCGCGCACCTCACCCCCGAGCAGATCGAGGGCATCGGCGTCGAGCTCGACGCCCTGCGCAAGGAGGTCATGGACAGCCGCGGCGAGCGCGACGCCGCCTACATCCGCACGGTCATCAAGACCCAGCGCTACCTCGAGATGGGCAGCCGCGCCGTGCTGCTGTTCTCCGGCGTCAAGGTCAAGGGCTTCCGCCCGGCCTGGTGGATCGGCACCGCCGGCCTGTCGGTGGCCAAGATCCTCGAGAACA encodes the following:
- a CDS encoding ATP-binding protein; this encodes MSPEVYSRRSLDDELDELLPLASAIALEGPKGVGKTRTALRRSDAAWFLDDESHRALVSADPTFAAAPPGTVLIDEWQRLPSVWDSVRRRVDEGAPAGRFLLSGSATPVGGTVVHSGAGRILSLRMRPMALYERPGASPSIRLRHLLDGRQGPIGGTTSTSLVDYFEAIESTGLPGLMSEPPRLRRPLLRSYVDQILLKDLPEQGLAVRRPETLRRWLAAYAAASSTTAAYSRILDSATAGDGSHPAKTTTIAYRDHLTQLFLLDPVPGWSPSRSPLRRLQQAPKHQLADPGLAAAILGLTAQRLLSPQGAHVAGPLFEALATLSVRVAAQSAEARVGHLRTGNGDREVDLIVEGEAGQVLGIEVKMSASVGDADVRHLRWLREQLGSDVVDLVVLTTGTHAYRRPDGIAVIPLALLGA
- a CDS encoding ferredoxin reductase, encoding MSAPTVDRPSREAGMPRARLGAHAPGPIGGVVRSARRVVEALATPLVPGDYLDLVDPLRAGADLRGRIIDVRPETSDAVTIVIRPGRGWLGHVPGQYIRIGIDIDGVRQWRAYSLTHRADGSPAAGIPAGCIAITTKAIPDGVVSNHLVRRARPGTLVMLDQATGDFCLPTPAPEKVLFLTAGSGITPVMGMLRNHLGEIADAAHVHCAPTASDVIFADELHGFADSGRLALTLNLDDEHGVLDLARLDTLVPDWRERETWLCGPTGLLDAAEAHWAAAGLAQALHTERFRPSIIEPGEGGTVTFSASGRTVEADGGTPILDAGEAAGVLMPSGCRMGICFGCVVTMREGAIRDLRTGDITVVEPGDELPVQTCVNAVAGACDLDL